From the Temnothorax longispinosus isolate EJ_2023e chromosome 6, Tlon_JGU_v1, whole genome shotgun sequence genome, one window contains:
- the Unc79 gene encoding protein unc-79 homolog isoform X1: protein MMGTRYASYSLKLASLHDAYQRLLYGTQPIPSGLDIANILKYFSQTLLCLLKESSVSPFDMIKSQQLDGERMALFPNLDYKQLYNALTQMIDVVPLIHVGLPAFGKALLQCLACMLLFLDHDLIDNLSYLTASTISVLPVELHEEIVNYLCFHILPFTITRKPEIGDESAASQSVAAVIMMVFQYSNNPAHHCQLLECLMALKPGVVKDILCVIAYGTASARASAAKLLFYYWPSFNPNLFDRRAVLVKFANDFTPFVCQRDSCPNAGNAEAAKVCYNHHISITYAVESPPPLYLCIECANEIHRDHPNQMFNDILHPMQQVSMVCENKNCRGTDKSAISVCFSTECASYNGNHPIRYCQQCHSIRHNNRRGGDHVYHTALPHISQLDPQAQTYMVQAIVSLLREAEPISIDSNRDTTDISASTSNKAGMGFVGSSSAGSGAGGIGSTFGHCDPTSLEERQLLGRYGVWLLVGLCTPNEDTPVEILGRLLSMLFHWFHITAYCFDGIEKRLIHLIFSVGQAESALEKLKTEYVCEWLSEVMKTHYEVFISCLLPHPADYVRVGGHWETLASRTSHLKDGLHRLFCLVPYEVITPDVWDYVMPHWMEAVVNDVPENELQELKIILSKILDRDMNSLGFDVKRMYNFIAKRFVNTSAKVQEQALNWLQTLTMLEITLPLDQLFTIFSDGIAVMQSMSSAESELKPSKSTKEDDVNITCPIVENDSGKSTPLSDDIVPTQRHMEFTTNAELNLSCCILMLDILLKQMELQNVDKHTGINTRVCRDACHLMKSIVASNWNNSHVCDTSDVNIECSYCESRVIWHQLCLQLITYMAPENPAYPPDPIVDETAEENARKSSPEATKKGDSKPDVVINMPVPEMHSVGGVLVHMPHFFEQIMTATVETVSEQLDLAVIMPTEKIMSAVARTVTLSETDVATATVSVAKPHLIGENDEPVSLSPEADSEDFWHTSVGKFRFTIEELPEQLQYIHKLQKEIMTIDKPDILYYMLQCLNVMCLYGDAFNTAVKDHQGFFIWCQENLLIKNLWELLNAEHSHIAQVTVPLLLHCVTLPCGTDTFWRLVQEEFHNSDWRVRFVAVERVTLIARFMDSTPLRNILSLQAALANAFCYLITSMDDNNVYVAQRATLYLGTIHDTAVRSLILCLETQFDSVIVDRPMVLQSLYQLHNSLSDRSRILTWEFFLNRFDTLFLEAQINLEKSGDVTYLRDLKNTDMNSEIFMKKLHRAHEALSQSDGNGTSSVKTLSASFGTKWPYKRTMSAPASMIPRQDTKQEKEKVYSRQYSAPILKRKSSRFGLGQLLGSTPPNNSIPDGHIHSLNMVDEASTLPGYTHKIVDLEEADKETMHLLVFLLMQFLSRQDQAYPTDEKPMSKTQGIVLRHLYLLLGYNQIERTFHTTPQRLRLSPAFNVFIANLPQLLDQNHVMGWLMTPPILAILQYCPYPPQAAPPTGEHQPPNYSLWYLEPHIRRSWLMSLLVILYKCQYGQQPWCNQLQALVKIVLNTLSTQHHQCKRIPATVVMGAPPSRSRDVSQPSLGVEHELTMNTVGEIDTETPPMRAPISVHQRSPGGMHGQMETHWEENNSPACRYFNKHFTSYSINADDTESELAAIPESPKSDSTLHGSSGGSLGELEETVPRNASLQEPRMSIVSEGTSMVESNNRNKSKTESVTKPIWFLGGNEDEVSQGNKGGPAKKWSVYEGVKMMVTSTFLTGQQEPPRLLPKTARPPIKNGKGHLPYNGDTSKTYDLSSALALATSISHIQRPELPKIKDKETEKSKGKEKEKEKEKEKEKEMEMEKEKEKEKEKALVKIAGTINNVDPLNAKHLGRQKHVEQITITATSPISPCQVITVTNSDNSSSPALSSSISSQIISTENGQQTGDPPTSSQPLMTTPTVERLLPIGTMVRATGSRTAQRVLKCEDTYGSPESPLSKMDILTVGSSFEQDSETCMSSDIMSPHSVSQLEFPTPERLLPVGPQRDFPSLVERVRQALDISDIEDTNKSNEDTKRDTHDVALTKQDSGTSENMSTSLIPTCNEVNSSRSPSPRRLIKQVALESSPPAIDPGDFVSKIAEFDQKIKSKDQFRIQRDRARKITAITDQDMITHARRTESWSGTQAQQNLDFVSQQAYHANFNLKQSLFRIGDDCVYDRCSECGTIREEYSDEELGLCIITLGTFIHREPSLAAPLLPEILGVVTKVSLHAMYPWQSETNMHLPGGAVSVAHQFLRCVLHQLAPNGVFMQMFQTHLNKTTRLQFFKSVAQALVDFNELNPIAPLQLLLETLNMKKSLPLERLPIILYNIACYLDCLPLEAGLGPAAATWSGVLTQFDGLFRRLVLMLPSIEDITPLLRIMISILKVPGIQQSKGMLDPFSKVLSYAIQNSTLQYNYLTDLCYLCHRGFTRDRDKHFFGRTIVFELMQAIKFKITIPDSNFLLLLQFVLQDIGGSLPNSVVAMENNIQTDMSPIYNTNASESLKNQLSDVLEFLTDFHTLSKIKSYNKGMQAGLNEDTIGGMLKCGLAQYVALEITRGNNRENRAVARYLPWLYTAPSIQQGAREYVDCIGHIRLLSWLLLGSLTHIAMYTGNNNSHSHSTVPLAQPIPQEVSCHIADHIQVIFSGFPEQSKTSVLHMTSLFHAFILCQLWTMYLEEMSKNNATNSESHNVTMNILLEFWGKITPCILQLVSYSKALSEMLNLHFLSLLEALLECGSILLSKLLPLWNTILFSHHVQLPGHLQMRLQNCRDFPPNKMAEHFVTNRRESNAILLRWLHRLQFKMGQIEMQSSTATQFYSI from the exons ATGATGGGAACCAGATATGCATCAT aCAGTCTAAAGCTTGCTAGTCTACACGACGCTTATCAACGATTACTTTATGGGACTCAGCCAATACCTTCCGGCTTGGACATCGCAaacatattgaaatatttttctcaaaccTTGCTAT gtTTGTTAAAAGAATCATCCGTGTCGCCGTTCGACATGATCAAGTCGCAACAGCTCGACGGAGAACGAATGGCGTTATTCCCAAATTTGGATTACAAGCAGCTTTACAACGCGTTGACGCAGATGATCGATGTCGTGCCGTTGATTCACGTCGGCCTGCCAG CGTTCGGGAAAGCCTTGCTACAATGTCTAGCGTGCATGTTGCTGTTCCTCGATCATGATTTGATCGACAATTTATCGTACTTAACTGCCAGTACGATATCGGTACTTCCCGTGGAGCTACATGAAGAAATCGTCAATTATCTCTGTTTTCACATTTTACCGTTCACCATCA cAAGAAAACCTGAAATTGGAGATGAGAGTGCCGCTAGTCAATCAGTGGCCGCTGTTATAATGATGGTGTTTCAGTATTCCAATAATCCAG CGCATCACTGTCAATTGCTGGAGTGTTTGATGGCCCTGAAGCCAGGAGTCGTGAAAGACATACTTTGCGTTATTGCTTATGGCACCGCGTCGGCGAGAGCGTCAGCTGCGAAATTGCTATTCTATTACTGGCCTTCGTTTAACCCAAATCTGTTCGACCGCCGCGCGGTATTGGTAAAATTTGCTA ATGATTTTACCCCCTTCGTATGCCAACGGGATAGCTGTCCGAATGCCGGCAATGCGGAAGCAGCAAAAGTCTGTTACAATCACCACATTTCCATTACGTACGCCGTTGAATCTCCGCCTCCTCTTTATCTTTGTATCGAATGCGCGAACGAGATCCATCGGGATCATCCGAATCAAATGTTTAACGACATTTTGCATCCGATGCAACAGGTGTCCATGGTCTGCGAGAACAAA AACTGCAGAGGGACGGACAAGTCGGCTATCAGCGTTTGCTTTTCGACGGAATGCGCAAGTTACAATGGAAATCATCCTATAAGATACTGTCAGCAGTGTCACAGTATCCGTCATAACAACCGTCGTGGCGGTGATCACGTTTATCACACGGCACTTCCACACATCTCGCAGCTAGACCCGCAAGCGCAAACCTATATGGTTCAAGCGATTGTCAG TTTACTCAGAGAAGCTGAACCGATAAGTATCGATAGCAATCGGGACACGACAGATATAAGTGCTAGTACTAGCAATAAGGCTGGCATGGGATTCGTAGGAAGTAGCAGTGCCGGGAGTGGTGCTGGCGGTATCGGCAGTACGTTCGGTCATTGCGACCCTACAAGTCTGGAGGAACGACAACTCCTCGGCAGATATGGCGTATGGCTGCTAGTGGGACTTTGTACCCCTAACGAGGATACCCCGGTTGAAATACTGGGCCGTTTATTATCAATGTTATTTCATTGGTTTCATATCACTGCCTACTGTTTCGATGGTATTGAAAAAAGACTTATACACCTTATCTTTTCTGTTG GTCAAGCGGAAAGCGCGCTTGAGAAGTTAAAAACGGAGTACGTTTGCGAGTGGCTGTCGGAAGTTATGAAAACCCATTACGAAGTATTTATTTCCTGCCTCCTACCACATCCTGCAGACTATGTCAGAGTCGGAGGTCATTG GGAAACCCTGGCTTCACGGACGTCGCATTTGAAGGACGGACTGCATCGGCTATTCTGTCTGGTACCGTACGAAGTGATTACGCCCGACGTATGGGACTACGTGATGCCGCATTGGATGGAAGCGGTGGTGAATGACGTTCCCGAAAATGAACTTCAGGAGCtaaagataatattaag CAAGATATTGGATCGGGATATGAATTCTTTAGGATTTGACGTGAAGAGAATGTACAACTTCATAGCGAAGCGGTTCGTCAATACGAGCGCTAAGGTGCAAGAACAGGCCCTTAATTGGTTGCAGACTCTTACCATGTTGGAAATAACATTACCCCTGGATCAattgtttacaatatttagCGACGGAATTGCCGTTATGCAGTCGATGAGCTCGGCAGAGTCAGAACTAAAGCCAAGCAAGTCTACGAAGGAAGACGATGTAAACATTACAT gTCCCATAGTGGAAAATGATTCGGGGAAATCAACACCACTTTCCGATGATATAGTGCCAACACAGAGACACATGGAATTTACGACAAACGCAGAACTTAATTTATCTTGTTGTATTCTCATGcttgatatattattgaaacag ATGGAACTTCAAAATGTAGACAAGCATACCGGAATTAATACACGAGTTTGCCGAGATGCTTGCCATTTAATGAAGTCCATAGTTGCGTCAAATTGGAACAATTCTCACGTCTGCGATACGTCAGACGTGAACATCGAATGCTCCTATTGCGAGTCGAGAGTGATCTGGCACCAATTATGTCTACAATTAATTACTTACATGGCACCGGAAAATCCGGCGTATCCCCCTGAC cCAATCGTGGATGAAACCGCGGAGGAAAACGCTCGTAAAAGTTCACCGGAAGCGACAAAGAAGGGCGATTCAAAACCGGATGTAGTCATCAACATGCCAGTGCCTGAAATGCATTCTGTCGGCGGGGTCTTAGTTCATATGCCACAC TTCTTCGAACAGATTATGACAGCGACAGTAGAGACAGTTTCGGAACAGCTGGACCTCGCAGTTATCATGCCGACGGAGAAGATTATGTCCGCCGTCGCGAGAACGGTTACACTATCAGAAACAGACGTTG CTACCGCAACGGTGAGCGTGGCGAAACCACATCTGATAGGCGAAAACGATGAACCCGTGAGCTTAAGTCCGGAAGCTGATTCAGAAGACTTTTGGCACACTTCCGTAGGAAAGTTTCGTTTTACGATAGAAGAATTACCGGAACAACTTCAATATATTCACAAACTACAAAAG gAGATAATGACGATCGATAAGCCAGACATTCTTTACTACATGCTGCAATGCTTGAACGTGATGTGCTTGTACGGTGATGCGTTCAATACGGCGGTGAAGGATCACCAAGGATTCTTTATATGGTGCCAggagaatttattaataaaaaa CTTATGGGAGCTCTTAAACGCAGAGCATTCGCATATAGCACAAGTGACCGTTCCATTATTATTGCATTGTGTAACGTTACCCTGCGGCACTGATACTTTCTGGCGGCTTGTACAAGAAGAATTTCACAATTCTGACTGGCGTGTTAGATTCGTCGCAG TCGAACGTGTTACGTTAATCGCGAGATTTATGGACTCAACGCCATTGCGGAACATATTAAGTCTTCAAGCTGCATTAGCAAATGCGTTCTGTTACTTAATCACGAGTATGGACGACAATAATGTGTATGTTGCGCAGCGTGCTACTTTGTATCTCGGTACCATTCACGACACGGCAGTTagg tcgTTAATTTTATGCCTGGAGACACAATTCGATTCCGTAATCGTAGACCGGCCAATGGTATTACAATCGCTTTATCAACTACACAATAGCCTTAGCGATCGATCACGTATCTTGACGTGGGAATTTTTCTTGAATCGATTTGACACGCTATTTCTCGAGGCTCAAATCAATTTGGAGAAGTCGGGAGATGTGACTTACTTGCGCG ATCTAAAAAATACGGATATGAATAGCGAGATATTTATGAAGAAATTGCATCGCGCACACGAAGCACTATCTCAATCTGACGGTAACGGAACAAGTTCCGTAAAGACGCTGAGCGCGAGTTTCGGCACGAAATGGCCTTACAAACGTACAATGTCCGCACCTGCGTCGATGATACCTCGACAAGACACTAAGCAAG AAAAGGAAAAGGTGTACAGCCGACAGTATTCCGCGCCGATCTTGAAAAGGAAGAGCTCGAGATTCGGACTGGGTCAGTTGTTGGGGTCCACCCCGCCTAATAACAGTATTCCAG ATGGTCACATACATTCACTGAACATGGTTGATGAAGCTAGCACGTTACCGGGATATACTCACAAAATCGTTGATCTTGAAGAAGCTGATAAAGAAACGATGCACCTACTAGTCTTCCTCTTAATGCAATTTCTATCGAGACAGGATCAG GCCTATCCGACGGACGAGAAACCAATGTCGAAAACACAGGGTATAGTCTTGCGACACTTGTACCTTCTTTTGGGATACAATCAAATTGAGCGCACTTTTCATACTACTCCGCAACGTCTGAG GCTTTCGCCGGCGTTCAACGTCTTCATTGCCAATTTGCCACAATTGTTAGACCAGAATCATGTGATGGGTTGGCTGATGACGCCACCAATTCTGGcgatattacaatattgtCCTTATCCTCCGCAAGCTGCACCCCCAACTGGTGAGCATCAACCACCAAACTACAGTCTTTGGTATTTGGAACCACACATCAGACGGTCTTGGTTGATGTCTCTGCTTGTTATCTTATACAAG TGTCAATACGGACAACAACCATGGTGTAATCAACTTCAAGCGTTAGTTAAAATAGTGTTGAATACGCTCAGTACGCAGCATCATCAGTGCAAAAGGATACCGGCGACCGTAGTTATGGGTGCACCGCCTTCCAGATCTCGCG ATGTGTCTCAACCCTCGCTCGGAGTTGAACACGAGTTGACAATGAACACGGTGGGAGAAATAGACACGGAAACCCCGCCGATGCGCGCACCAATCTCGGTGCATCAACGCAGTCCCGGAGGGATGCATGGACAAATGGAAACCCATTGGGAAGAAAATAACAGTCCAGCATGCCGTTATttcaataaacattttacCAG CTATTCGATCAATGCGGATGATACGGAGTCCGAGCTGGCAGCGATACCTGAGAGCCCAAAATCTGACAGCACCTTACATGGTAGCAGCGGAGGATCCCTTGGGGAATTGGAAGAAACGGTTCCCAGAAACGCATCTCTTCAAGAACCACGTATGTCGATCGTATCGGAAGGGACGAGTATGGTTGAGTCGAACAACCGAAACAAGTCGAAGACGGAATCCGTAACGAAGCCTATATGGTTCTTAGGTGGAAATGAAGATGAAGTTAGTCAg GGAAATAAAGGCGGCCCTGCAAAAAAATGGAGCGTATACGAAGGAGTGAAAATGATGGTAACGAGCACATTTCTCACTGGACAACAGGAGCCTCCAAGACTTTTACCTAAGACAGCTAGGCCGCCGATAAAAAACGGCAAAGGACACTTGCCTTACAATGGAGACACATCGAAAACGTACGATTTATCAAGTGCTTTAGCTCTTGCAACCAGCATTTCTCATATTCAAAG ACCTGAATTACCAAAGATAAAGGATAAGGAGACAGAGAAGAGTaaaggaaaggagaaagaaaaggaaaaggaaaaagagaaggaaaaagagatggaaatggagaaggagaaagaaaaggaaaaggaaaaagcaCTCGTAAAGATTGCCGGGACTATTAATAATGTTGACCCTTTGAACGCGAAACATTTAGGTAGACAAAAACATGTGGAACAAATCACAATTACAGCGACATCGCCGATTTCACCTTGCCAAGTGATTACAGTGACAAACAGCGATAACTCGAGCTCGCCAGCGCTGAGTTCTTCTATATCATCGCAAATCATAAGTACAGAGAATGGACAGCAAACAGGTGATCCCCCTACTAGTTCGCAACCTTTGATGACTACTCCGACCGTCGAACGATTGCTTCCTATTGGTACAATGGTTCGAGCGACTG GATCACGAACTGCGCAACGCGTATTAAAATGCGAGGACACATATGGCTCTCCAGAATCGCCATTGTCAAAAATGGACATTTTAACAGTCG gTTCTTCGTTCGAGCAAGACAGCGAGACTTGCATGTCCAGCGACATTATGAGTCCGCATAGCGTTTCTCAACTGGAATTTCCAACGCCAGAACGACTGTTGCCGGTTGGTCCTCAGAGAGATTTCCCCAGCTTAGTCGAGCGAGTACGTCAAGCTCTCGATATTTCAGACATCGAAG ataCGAATAAATCGAATGAGGATACGAAGCGTGACACTCATGATGTAGCACTCACAAAGCAGGATAGCGGAACATCTGAAAATATG TCAACATCACTCATACCAACGTGCAATGAAGTTAATTCGAGTAGATCGCCAAGTCCGAGAAGACTAATTAAACAAGTGGCTTTAGAATCGTCTCCACCAGCGATCGATCCCGGagattttgtttcaaaaattgCAGAGTTTGACCAGAAGATCAAATCGAAGGATCAGTTTCGGATTCAACGTGACAGAGCACGGAAGATCACTGCTATAACGGATCAAGATATGATTACTCACGCAAGGCGAACGGAATCCTG GTCTGGTACACAGGCTCAACAAAATTTAGACTTCGTTTCTCAACAAGCGTATCATgcgaatttcaatttaaaacagAGCTTATTTCGCATCGGCGATGATTGCGTTTACGACAG GTGTTCAGAATGCGGAACGATAAGAGAGGAGTATTCCGACGAAGAGCTTGGATTGTGTATAATAACGTTGGGAACATTTATTCATCGAGAGCCATCTCTAGCGGCACCATTACTGCCGGAAATACTCGGCGTAGTTACCAA GGTATCCCTTCATGCAATGTATCCTTGGCAAAGCGAAACGAATATGCACCTCCCAGGTGGTGCGGTCAGCGTAGCACACCAATTTCTCAGATGCGTTCTCCATCAATTAGCACCTAATGGAGTATTTATGCAAATGTTTCAGACTCATTTGAACA AAACGACGAGGTTGCAATTTTTCAAGAGCGTTGCACAAGCCCTGGTCGATTTTAACGAGTTAAATCCGATCGCGCCCTTGCAGTTATTGCTTGAG acattaaatatgaaaaaatcatTGCCGTTGGAACGGCTgccaataatattatataatattgcgtGCTACTTGGATTGTTTGCCATTGGAAGCGGGATTGGGTCCTGCTGCGGCCACGTGGAGTGGAGTGCTGACACAATTCGATGGATTATTTCGAAGACTTGTTCTTATGCTTCCTTCCATCGAGGATATCACTCCTCTTTTGCGTATTATGATTTCGATATTAAAGGTTCCGGGAATTCAACAGTCAAAG GGAATGCTGGATCCATTCTCCAAAGTATTAAGTTACGCTATACAAAACTCAACATtgcaatacaattatttaacgGACTTATGCTATTTGTGCCATAGAGGATTTACTCGTGATCGTGACAAACACTTTTTCGGGAGAACGATTGTATTCGAGTTAATGCAGgccattaaatttaaaattacaataccggactctaattttttgttactgctTCAGTTTGTGCTCCAA GATATTGGAGGATCCTTGCCTAACAGTGTCGTTGCgatggaaaataatattcaaacagACATGTCGCCGATTTACAACACGAATGCCTCTGAATCTTTAAAGAATCAGTTATCGGATGTCCTCGAATTTTTAACTGACTTTCATACTTTAAGCAAGATTAAG AGTTATAACAAAGGTATGCAGGCGGGATTAAACGAGGACACGATTGGCGGGATGTTAAAGTGTGGCCTTGCTCAATACGTAGCTTTAGAAATTACGAGAGGCAACAATAGAGAGAACAGAGCCGTCGCGCGTTACTTGCCATGGTTATACACCGCACCGTCTATACAGCAAGG AGCTCGTGAATACGTTGATTGTATCGGCCATATCAGACTCTTATCCTGGCTGTTACTGGGATCGCTTACGCACATAGCAATGTACACTGGCAACAATAACAGTCATTCCCATTCAACGGTACCATTGGCGCAACCGATACCTCAAGAAGTGTCTTGCCACATCGCGGATCACATACAAGTCATTTTCTCGGGGTTTCCAGAACAATCGAAAACCTCGGTCCTCCACATGACGTCGCTCTTCCACGCGTTTATTCTTTGCCAg CTTTGGACGATGTATTTGGAGGAAATGTCGAAGAATAACGCAACAAACAGTGAAAGTCACAATGTCACCATGAATATCTTGTTAGAATTTTGGGGCAAGATAACACCATGCATTTTGCAACTTGTCTCCTACTCGAAAGCT ctcTCTGAAATGCTTAATTTGCATTTCTTAAGCTTGCTAGAGGCCTTGTTAGAATGCGGATCGATTCTATTGAGTAAATTACTACCTTTGTGGAATAccatattattttctcatcaTGTCCAG ctACCGGGGCACTTACAAATGCGATTGCAGAATTGTCGCGATTTCCCACCGAACAAAATGGCGGAGCATTTTGTTACTAATCGAAGAGAATCAAACGCGATACTCTTACGATGGTTACATCGTTTGCAGTTTAAGATGGGTCAAATAGAAATGCAATCTTCTACCGCCACGCaattctattctatttaa